In Spirochaeta isovalerica, the genomic window TTATGTAGACCGGGAAATGGACGACAGCCAGATAGCTTTATTTCTTTCATCCGGTTTCGAATACAAATACAGCAGAGCCTATTTACGATTTATCTTTGTATCCCTTTTCGTTCTGGTGTCGATCGGCATTTTCATTCAGATGATTTTCTCCAATGAAATCGTGTCTCAGATAAAGCTGCAGCAGGTTCAACTGGCCCGGCTGACCAATGGGGAAGGGGATCTTACGGCCCGGCTATCCATAATCCAGGGCGACGAAGTCGGTTTGCTCACAGACCATTTCAACAGATTTATGGATACCATACATGCCATTTTCATAAAAATCGGTAAAAGCACGGTATTCATACATAATACTTCAGACTCCCTTGACAGGGATATTCATGAGGCATCAGCCTCGGTGGAAGAGATGTCCGCTTCAGTAAAGAACATACATGCCAATACGTCCAAGCAAATTGACGTCGTCCAGTCGACAGACAAGAGCCTGTCTGAAATCATTCAGGCCGTTCAGACAATTTTCGGGAATGTGGAGACACAAGCCGGATTCATTGAAGAGACATCCTGTTCCATGGAAGAGATGGAAGGCAGCATGAAATCGGTCACCCAGACTACAACCCAGGCCAGAACTCTTTCGGAAGAGCTTCTGGAAGTCGTGAAGGGGGGAGAAGCCTCCATCAGGGATTCGCTTAACGCCATAAAGATTATTGAGCAATCTTCCCGGGAAATTTCCGAGATCATCAATATCATGGAAAACATAACATCCCAGACCAATCTGTTAGCCATAAACGCATCTATAGAGGCGGCCCATGCGGGAGATGCGGGAAGGGGATTTTCCGTCGTGGCCCAGGAAGTGAGAAAACTCTCTGAATCCAGCGCGCAGCAGGTAATGGAAATCCAATCCAAAATTGCTCTGATGAACTCAAAAGTTTTGAACGGAGTCAACCTTTCAGAGATTGCCGGTCAGGCTTTTGATAAGATCAGAGTCAACATCAATAAAACTACGGAGCTGATCAGCCAGGTCTCCTTCGCCATGACGGAGCAGAGCTCGGGAACGGGCCAGATTCTTGAGGCCATCTCAACTGTCGTATCGTCAACAATGGAAATCAAGGAGCTCATACAACGGCTTACAATGTTCAGCTCCAGCATTAAGGAGGAGATGAAGGAGCTGATCGAGCGGTCCGTTCAGATCCAATCGGCCACCAACGAACAGAACAGGGGAACGGAAGATATCGTCCGTCTGGTTAGCAATGTGGGTAAAGTGTCTTCGGATAATCTGAAAGAAATCGATGAACTGGAACAGCTGATTTCCAGCTATAAAATATGATAATAGGAGTTTGATATGCTGGCTTCTGAATCAATTGCAATCTGTAAATCCCTGGTACATAAGGAAAAAGAAGAAAACGTCTTAATCAATAATCTGAGGGCTGAAATTCCGCCCTGCCTGTCCGGGAAAGTCTTTGAGGATGAAATCCTGCCCCGGCTGAATAGGGAGGAGCAGATATTCATGAGGCAGCGCTTTTCTCTTCTGGATCAGTTTTCTACTGAAAAAATCTTTCCGGATACAACGGGCCGGGTTTATCTCCTCGCCCAGATACTGCCGGTCTTACCGGAGCAGTATGTCCGCGAAATGAGAAATAAACTCTCTTCCGAATCATGGAAATTTCTAAACGGTCACTATGCTGATGACGGCAGAAACGGCCTTATTCTGAAAGGCATGCCCGATGAAATGGATCAGATTAAGATACTTAAAATCCTCGATGAAAAGAGCCGCATCATACTGGATTCCGAAAAAGCCCTTTTGTCTGAGATTCTCTTCCGCTCAGGTGTGGCAGATGACAGGAATTCTTTTTATGCCAATATGGTTGTTGATACGGAGCATGAATTTTACTTTGAACACTATAATGAACATGTGCCGGGAATGATGGTGATCGAAGCGGCCAGACAGTTCGGACTGGCCACATGTCATAAATATGGTATGATTCCCGAATCGGAATATCAGATCATGATGAGCGATCTGGATATCCATTTTGAAAAATATGTTGATTATCACCTGCCGATCAAACTGGTCGGAACCGTCGATGTCAAGAAAAGGGCCGCGTCGGGAATGTGGAAAAAAGTGATTCTCAATTTCCAAATCATACAGAATCAGACTCTT contains:
- a CDS encoding methyl-accepting chemotaxis protein, translated to MKSKKFKLSLKIASITFFVSLLAISVGNSLEYLALASFFGSGSLSGFIEFYIRFLLSIFLPFGTILSLIIYFYIKPVERGINTIIAEGTLPENEIIHIKKRIMKLPAVIYSINGFGFVAGFVTYAFFDQNISHVFSADMLFYFIFTISQAIVYSFLQISLSNTVLLKPREILKVYYINKNDNWKVLSLKSKNILIFIMFTVYAMSFYSIHFTRAYRQEVFYSQNLESFISGDITREESRISYSRYYVDREMDDSQIALFLSSGFEYKYSRAYLRFIFVSLFVLVSIGIFIQMIFSNEIVSQIKLQQVQLARLTNGEGDLTARLSIIQGDEVGLLTDHFNRFMDTIHAIFIKIGKSTVFIHNTSDSLDRDIHEASASVEEMSASVKNIHANTSKQIDVVQSTDKSLSEIIQAVQTIFGNVETQAGFIEETSCSMEEMEGSMKSVTQTTTQARTLSEELLEVVKGGEASIRDSLNAIKIIEQSSREISEIINIMENITSQTNLLAINASIEAAHAGDAGRGFSVVAQEVRKLSESSAQQVMEIQSKIALMNSKVLNGVNLSEIAGQAFDKIRVNINKTTELISQVSFAMTEQSSGTGQILEAISTVVSSTMEIKELIQRLTMFSSSIKEEMKELIERSVQIQSATNEQNRGTEDIVRLVSNVGKVSSDNLKEIDELEQLISSYKI
- a CDS encoding AfsA-related hotdog domain-containing protein gives rise to the protein MLASESIAICKSLVHKEKEENVLINNLRAEIPPCLSGKVFEDEILPRLNREEQIFMRQRFSLLDQFSTEKIFPDTTGRVYLLAQILPVLPEQYVREMRNKLSSESWKFLNGHYADDGRNGLILKGMPDEMDQIKILKILDEKSRIILDSEKALLSEILFRSGVADDRNSFYANMVVDTEHEFYFEHYNEHVPGMMVIEAARQFGLATCHKYGMIPESEYQIMMSDLDIHFEKYVDYHLPIKLVGTVDVKKRAASGMWKKVILNFQIIQNQTLAVSIRFNGRSIEKALFGELRQEELYNKIGDFRYKPHTNSPGRHKFCLRNLENYEYIDGALKEISTRDFKIEIPGNDRYDPEKKHDFLFSFDNRYFINGSCYQTNIERSGNSLIVDFSFSDLSEEDFDNLVQCLKLYTKAIECRDFS